Proteins from a genomic interval of Capsicum annuum cultivar UCD-10X-F1 chromosome 4, UCD10Xv1.1, whole genome shotgun sequence:
- the LOC107868125 gene encoding histone-lysine N-methyltransferase CLF isoform X2: protein MPNQRMTEDQSVVGRRRIYYDQNGGETLICSDSDEEVLEEEEEKKVFAESEDYMLRMTIKKVGMSDVVLDLLGQCLCRKPSEVKARYEGLVKEDNAGTSKNENMESSLDLYLAKDLDAALDSFDNLFCRRCLVFDCRLHGCSQDLIFPAEKQLPWYCSNADVEPCGPNCFSLAKKFESNATVISPQCASHGEKSVLPSDVANNTQMPARKHVSRRSKSSKGEGAPNAKNISESSDSDIRPINDVTSNELSSSPSKSKSDSKDGSNKRNSKRIAEHVLVAIKKRQKKMAVLESDSAAGESLGFKDLNLLSISKENEDASPSSQKAPCHSAKRSRRKNSPVLDSKNSSQGNAFDRQLMEEQDIDGTKSWRPIEKALFEKGLEMFGRSSCLIARNLMNGLKTCWEVFQYMNTSGNKLFSGAGDGMDDILEGGSNGDGQEIMGNEPRRRSRFLRRRGRVRRLKYTWKSAGYHAIRKRISERKDQPCRQFNPCGCQGPCGKECPCIVNGTCCEKYCGCPKSCKNRFRGCHCAKSQCRSRQCPCFAAGRECDPDVCRNCWISCGDGTLGVPPQRGDSHECRNMKLLLKQQQRVLLGRSDVSGWGAFLKNTVGKHEYLGEYTGELISHREADKRGKIYDRENSSFLFNLNDQFVLDAHRKGDKLKFANHSPVPNCYAKVMMVAGDHRVGIFANERICAGEELFYDYRYEPDSAPAWARKPEASGTRKEDAAPSSGRARKHT from the exons ATGCC AAATCAGAGAATGACGGAGGATCAATCTGTGGTTGGTCGTAGAAGAATTTATTATGACCAGAATGGTGGGGAAACTTTAATTTGTAGTGATAGTGACGAAGAAGtacttgaagaagaagaagaaaagaaggtgtTTGCTGAGTCCGAAGATTATATGCTACG AATGACAATCAAAAAAGTCGGCATGTCGGATGTTGTGTTGGATTTGCTAGGACAGTGCTTGTGTAGAAAACCTAGTGAAGTGAAG GCAAGATATGAAGGTCTTGTTAAGGAAGATAATGCAGGCACTTCAAAGAATGAGAACATGGAAAGTTCTTTAGATTTATATCTTGCCAAAGATCTTGATGCTGCTTTGGATTCTTTTGATAATCTATTTTGTCGTCGATGTCTT GTCTTTGATTGTAGATTACATGGATGTTCACAGGATCTTATTTTTCCT GCTGAAAAACAATTACCATGGTACTGCTCCAATGCAGATGTGGAGCCCTGTGGACCAAATTGCTTCAGCCTG GCCAAAAAGTTCGAAAGTAATGCTACAGTAATCTCTCCTCAGTGCGCTAGTCATGGAGAAAAATCTGTCCTGCCATCTGATGTTGCTAATAATACTCAGATGCCAGCTAGGAAGCATGTATCTAGAAGATCAAAGTCTTCAAAAGGTGAAGGTGCCCCGAATGCAAAAAACATCTCCGAGAGCAGTGATTCAGATATTAGACCCATAAATGATGTCACTTCTAATGAGCTTTCTTCATCTCCATCAAAAAGCAAATCTGACAGTAAAGATGGAAGCAACAAAAGGAACAGTAAGCGAATAGCTGAACATGTTCTAGTTGCCATTAAGAAAAGACAGAAGAAAATGGCAGTATTAGAATCTGACTCAGCTGCAGGTGAAAGTTTAGGTTTCAAAGATTTGAATCTCCTCTCTATTTCAAAGGAAAATGAAGATGCAAGTCCATCTTCACAAAAAGCACCATGTCATAGTGCTAAAAGGTCTAGGAGGAAAAACTCTCCGGTTTTGGACAGTAAAAATTCTTCACAAGGCAATGCTTTTGATCGCCAATTGATGGAAGAACAAGATATAGATGGTACTAAATCTTGGAGACCCATTGAAAAGGCTCTCTTTGAAAAGGGTCTAGAGATGTTTGGTCGAAGCAG CTGTTTGATTGCTCGAAATCTCATGAATGGTTTGAAGACATGCTGGGAGGTTTTCCAGTATATGAACACTTCTGGGAATAAGCTATTCTCAGGAGCAGGTGATGGGATGGATGACATTCTTGAAGGTGGTTCCAACGGTGATGGTCAGGAAATCATG GGTAATGAACCTCGAAGAAGATCCAGATTTTTACGTCGAAGAGGCAGAGTTCGCCGATTAAAATACACGTGGAAATCCGCTGGATACCATGCAATTAGGAAACGGATTTCTGAGAGGAAGGATCAACCCTGTCGGCAGTTTAATCCATGTGGCTGTCAAGGCCCTTGTGGAAAGGAGTGTCCCTGCATTGTAAATGGGACGTGCTGTGAAAAATATTGTGG ATGCCCAAAGAGTTGCAAGAACAGGTTTCGTGGTTGTCATTGTGCCAAAAGTCAGTGTAGGAGCCGTCAATGCCCTTGCTTTGCTGCTGGCAGGGAATGTGATCCTGATGTTTGTCGAAATTGTTGGATCAG TTGTGGTGATGGTACGCTTGGGGTTCCTCCGCAAAGAGGTGATAGTCATGAATGCAGGAATATGAAACTGCTTCTCAAACAGCAACAAAGG GTTCTTCTTGGAAGATCTGATGTTTCTGGCTGGGGAGCTTTCTTGAAG aATACTGTTGGAAAGCATGAATACCTTGGGGAGTACACAGGTGAATTAATTTCACACCGGGAAGCTGACAAGCGTGGCAAGATTTATGATCGTGAAAATTCTTCATTCCTCTTCAATCTTAATGATCAG TTTGTGCTTGATGCACATCGGAAGGGTGATAAACTAAAATTTGCGAACCATTCTCCTGTTCCAAATTGCTATGCTAAG GTCATGATGGTGGCTGGAGATCACAGAGTTGGTATCTTTGCCAATGAAAGAATTTGCGCGGGAGAGGAACTCTTTTATGATTATCGTTATGAGCCAGACAGTGCACCTGCCTGGGCGAGGaagcccgaggcatcgggtactAGGAAAGAGGATGCTGCTCCTTCAAGTGGTCGTGCTAGGAAGCATACATAA
- the LOC107868125 gene encoding histone-lysine N-methyltransferase CLF isoform X1 produces the protein MSAPPPPPSQTSLSRVLTRPISTPDSNRSSVTGSSFTPAMSPASDSSQSDFQIQPDLPIVSSEDATVEPDEVLSVIDSLKRKIASERADYIKKRVEGNTQKLENLTKDLYNLATERKCLEIFDADRRVDLLLKRQKDAIDMQNGIDANNGDDDSNSSEDDGYATSAILLGSSIAVKNAVRPIKLPEVKRIPPYTTWIFLDRNQRMTEDQSVVGRRRIYYDQNGGETLICSDSDEEVLEEEEEKKVFAESEDYMLRMTIKKVGMSDVVLDLLGQCLCRKPSEVKARYEGLVKEDNAGTSKNENMESSLDLYLAKDLDAALDSFDNLFCRRCLVFDCRLHGCSQDLIFPAEKQLPWYCSNADVEPCGPNCFSLAKKFESNATVISPQCASHGEKSVLPSDVANNTQMPARKHVSRRSKSSKGEGAPNAKNISESSDSDIRPINDVTSNELSSSPSKSKSDSKDGSNKRNSKRIAEHVLVAIKKRQKKMAVLESDSAAGESLGFKDLNLLSISKENEDASPSSQKAPCHSAKRSRRKNSPVLDSKNSSQGNAFDRQLMEEQDIDGTKSWRPIEKALFEKGLEMFGRSSCLIARNLMNGLKTCWEVFQYMNTSGNKLFSGAGDGMDDILEGGSNGDGQEIMGNEPRRRSRFLRRRGRVRRLKYTWKSAGYHAIRKRISERKDQPCRQFNPCGCQGPCGKECPCIVNGTCCEKYCGCPKSCKNRFRGCHCAKSQCRSRQCPCFAAGRECDPDVCRNCWISCGDGTLGVPPQRGDSHECRNMKLLLKQQQRVLLGRSDVSGWGAFLKNTVGKHEYLGEYTGELISHREADKRGKIYDRENSSFLFNLNDQFVLDAHRKGDKLKFANHSPVPNCYAKVMMVAGDHRVGIFANERICAGEELFYDYRYEPDSAPAWARKPEASGTRKEDAAPSSGRARKHT, from the exons ATGTCGGCCCCTCCCCCCCCTCCCTCGCAAACTTCTTTATCTAGGGTTTTAACCCGCCCCATCAGTACTCCGGATTCCAACCGGAGCTCCGTCACCGGGTCGAGCTTTACACCGGCAATGTCTCCGGCGTCCGATAGCTCCCAATCGGATTTCCAAATCCAACCTGATCTTCCG ATTGTTTCCTCTGAAGATGCAACTGTGGAACCCGATGAAGTATTATCAGTTATTGATTCTTTGAAGAGAAAAATTGCTTCTGAACGTGCTGATTATATAAAG AAAAGGGTAGAAGGGAATACACAAAAGTTGGAGAATCTGACGAAGGATCTTTATAATTTGGCAACAGAGAGAAAATGTCTTGAAATTTTTGATGCTGATAGAAGAGTTGATCTACTATTAAAAAGGCAAAAGGATGCAATTGATATGCAAAATGGCATTGATGCCAATAATGGAGATGATGATAGCAATAGCTCTGAAGATGATGGATATGCCACTTCTGCAATTCTTTTAGGATCAAGTATTGCAGTCAAGAATGCCGTACGTCCCATTAAACTTCCAGAAGTAAAAAGAATCCCTCCATATACTACGTGGATATTTTTGGATAG AAATCAGAGAATGACGGAGGATCAATCTGTGGTTGGTCGTAGAAGAATTTATTATGACCAGAATGGTGGGGAAACTTTAATTTGTAGTGATAGTGACGAAGAAGtacttgaagaagaagaagaaaagaaggtgtTTGCTGAGTCCGAAGATTATATGCTACG AATGACAATCAAAAAAGTCGGCATGTCGGATGTTGTGTTGGATTTGCTAGGACAGTGCTTGTGTAGAAAACCTAGTGAAGTGAAG GCAAGATATGAAGGTCTTGTTAAGGAAGATAATGCAGGCACTTCAAAGAATGAGAACATGGAAAGTTCTTTAGATTTATATCTTGCCAAAGATCTTGATGCTGCTTTGGATTCTTTTGATAATCTATTTTGTCGTCGATGTCTT GTCTTTGATTGTAGATTACATGGATGTTCACAGGATCTTATTTTTCCT GCTGAAAAACAATTACCATGGTACTGCTCCAATGCAGATGTGGAGCCCTGTGGACCAAATTGCTTCAGCCTG GCCAAAAAGTTCGAAAGTAATGCTACAGTAATCTCTCCTCAGTGCGCTAGTCATGGAGAAAAATCTGTCCTGCCATCTGATGTTGCTAATAATACTCAGATGCCAGCTAGGAAGCATGTATCTAGAAGATCAAAGTCTTCAAAAGGTGAAGGTGCCCCGAATGCAAAAAACATCTCCGAGAGCAGTGATTCAGATATTAGACCCATAAATGATGTCACTTCTAATGAGCTTTCTTCATCTCCATCAAAAAGCAAATCTGACAGTAAAGATGGAAGCAACAAAAGGAACAGTAAGCGAATAGCTGAACATGTTCTAGTTGCCATTAAGAAAAGACAGAAGAAAATGGCAGTATTAGAATCTGACTCAGCTGCAGGTGAAAGTTTAGGTTTCAAAGATTTGAATCTCCTCTCTATTTCAAAGGAAAATGAAGATGCAAGTCCATCTTCACAAAAAGCACCATGTCATAGTGCTAAAAGGTCTAGGAGGAAAAACTCTCCGGTTTTGGACAGTAAAAATTCTTCACAAGGCAATGCTTTTGATCGCCAATTGATGGAAGAACAAGATATAGATGGTACTAAATCTTGGAGACCCATTGAAAAGGCTCTCTTTGAAAAGGGTCTAGAGATGTTTGGTCGAAGCAG CTGTTTGATTGCTCGAAATCTCATGAATGGTTTGAAGACATGCTGGGAGGTTTTCCAGTATATGAACACTTCTGGGAATAAGCTATTCTCAGGAGCAGGTGATGGGATGGATGACATTCTTGAAGGTGGTTCCAACGGTGATGGTCAGGAAATCATG GGTAATGAACCTCGAAGAAGATCCAGATTTTTACGTCGAAGAGGCAGAGTTCGCCGATTAAAATACACGTGGAAATCCGCTGGATACCATGCAATTAGGAAACGGATTTCTGAGAGGAAGGATCAACCCTGTCGGCAGTTTAATCCATGTGGCTGTCAAGGCCCTTGTGGAAAGGAGTGTCCCTGCATTGTAAATGGGACGTGCTGTGAAAAATATTGTGG ATGCCCAAAGAGTTGCAAGAACAGGTTTCGTGGTTGTCATTGTGCCAAAAGTCAGTGTAGGAGCCGTCAATGCCCTTGCTTTGCTGCTGGCAGGGAATGTGATCCTGATGTTTGTCGAAATTGTTGGATCAG TTGTGGTGATGGTACGCTTGGGGTTCCTCCGCAAAGAGGTGATAGTCATGAATGCAGGAATATGAAACTGCTTCTCAAACAGCAACAAAGG GTTCTTCTTGGAAGATCTGATGTTTCTGGCTGGGGAGCTTTCTTGAAG aATACTGTTGGAAAGCATGAATACCTTGGGGAGTACACAGGTGAATTAATTTCACACCGGGAAGCTGACAAGCGTGGCAAGATTTATGATCGTGAAAATTCTTCATTCCTCTTCAATCTTAATGATCAG TTTGTGCTTGATGCACATCGGAAGGGTGATAAACTAAAATTTGCGAACCATTCTCCTGTTCCAAATTGCTATGCTAAG GTCATGATGGTGGCTGGAGATCACAGAGTTGGTATCTTTGCCAATGAAAGAATTTGCGCGGGAGAGGAACTCTTTTATGATTATCGTTATGAGCCAGACAGTGCACCTGCCTGGGCGAGGaagcccgaggcatcgggtactAGGAAAGAGGATGCTGCTCCTTCAAGTGGTCGTGCTAGGAAGCATACATAA